AAGGGTTCCTGTTCAATAATGTAAGAATCATTAAAAAGGATTGAGTGGAAATTAGCAACCATTGATAAAGAAGCAAACGTTTTAAGGATAGTAAATAATTACCTCCGAGACGTTTAGTGTTAACAGTTGTGACCAAAAGCACTGTCGGAGTGTTTTCACAGGAGTTGAATTTCTTGCAAAAGTCTGTTGCAGCCTGGTCCCAAAGGTAGAGCTTCAGCACAGGTCCactacaaaaataaacacatagGTATTTAAGAACTACCGGGAGATGATTACTTGAAATAAAAGAACACACTTACTCATGCGACTGCACATGAATCACAATATGCCGAGTGGTAGCAATCTTCACATCGTCAAGGCTGGGACGCTCAATAAGAGTCTGTCCATCGACCAGCTTCATGTGGCCAATAACATCTATAACATTTACACGAAGAGTTAGTTATATGACTAATAAAACTTTAGGAACCAAATATTTGAACTACTTATTTAACCCTTAAAATATAGACTTCTCTACCTAAGCAGGAGGCTAGACTAAAAACTACAGACAAAGTAATGAAACTGAGAGATGATTTCTAAAACTAATATGCTTACCGTAGAGGTCACTTTTGAGATCACAGTTGGCTTCAAAATCTTCGTGTGAATGAAACCTGAAACGGTCTTCATCAAAAGAGATGGGAATCTCGTGAAGAACCGACATTTCAGAGTTCCATGCGAAAGACACGGTTGCAACATGATCAGCAACCCGATACATCGGTTTGTTTTTCGATCCGTAGAAATTGATGAGCTTGTAAACTGATCCGCGTTTCATATCTGGCAAGAAATTCTTAATTCGCCCCGGTGGGATGAATCCTTGAATAACAGTTCCCTGAAATAACAGATCACAACAGAGAATGAAACCTCAGAATTAAAAAGATACGAAACAAACACATATAAACGAACCAACTTCAGAATTAAAACAGACACGGAACACTACTTTAACTAATTAATCAAGCGTATGAGAGACGTCTAAGATAACCATCGACagataaaaaacaaaacactacTTTAACTAATTAATCAAGCGTATAATAGAGGACTTAAAAACCTCAGAACTAAAACAAATACGAAACAAACACATAGATACGAAACAACTTCGGAATTAAAACAGATGCGAAACAAAACACTAATTTAATGAAACTAATGAATCAAGCGTATAACAGACGTCTAGAATAATCATCGATAGATACGAAACAAACACTAACTAATGAAACTAATGAATCAATCGTATAACAGACGTTTAAAATAACAATCGACAGACGTCTAAAATAACAATCGAAACCCTAGCCTATCAAAAACTGTCGGAAAGATAGATCTCACGATCTGGTAACTATCATTGAAGAATCGGCTAACCTGTTCGTCGATGAGGAGCATTTCGAGGCCAATCAGTGTCTTCTTCACCGGGTTCCGAGCCTCCCAGAAATGGATGAGTCGGAAGCGTAGTTGAGCTTCATGGGGACCTAGAGAGACATCCTTGAAGGACATGAATTGTTCATCAGAGTCGGAGGAGACATGCGACTTCCCATTTCTCTTAATCGCCATGGATCGAGTTTCGGGTGGTTCTAGGGTTTTGGTGTGAATATAAAAAGATCAATTTATAAAGAAggatgaagaagggaaggtgaaACGAAATCATAAAAGAGGTATTCATTGTGTTGATTTTGCTCGATTAAATCTCGGCTTCTCGGCTCTGCGATCGAAAAAACGAAAACGTAAACAGAGAGCCGATGAAAAGACGAAGAGGCAGAGACGATAAGCGTCGACGGAGACTCCGAGGTTTCTTTTGTGTTCATGGGTTGACGACACAAAACTCTAATGAAGCCCAATAACCTCAACAGATGAAGCCCACCACGTTCGAACAAAAAATACCGCGAGCGTCGAGCGTCTGACGTGTAAAAAAGCTTGTCTCTGATTGGTTCGAATATAAACGCTGACGTGGCACGCTCCCTGCACTGCTTATTCTGCTTTTAGTAGTGTTAGATGTGACTAACGCATAATGTTATTATGTAAGAAAAGCTAGATACGGTTATCCGTCACACTATCAAAAGTTTCAAAAACATAGAAAGTTGGGCACAAGATATCCAAAACTACACCAATATTCACCGTGCATACAAGCTTTAACTATATACATAGTCCTAGTCTAATGatcaaaatacatttacaaGCTCTAAAACTTCTCATCCTTGTAAGAAACCAACAAAAAcaatgtgttttatttattaccaAGAAG
This genomic interval from Brassica napus cultivar Da-Ae chromosome A6, Da-Ae, whole genome shotgun sequence contains the following:
- the LOC125609981 gene encoding uncharacterized protein LOC125609981, whose translation is MAIKRNGKSHVSSDSDEQFMSFKDVSLGPHEAQLRFRLIHFWEARNPVKKTLIGLEMLLIDEQGTVIQGFIPPGRIKNFLPDMKRGSVYKLINFYGSKNKPMYRVADHVATVSFAWNSEMSVLHEIPISFDEDRFRFHSHEDFEANCDLKSDLYDVIGHMKLVDGQTLIERPSLDDVKIATTRHIVIHVQSHE